Part of the Raphanus sativus cultivar WK10039 unplaced genomic scaffold, ASM80110v3 Scaffold1881, whole genome shotgun sequence genome is shown below.
CTGCTtaggttattaaaaaaaaacaagagtacCTCCTCTTCTTCTACTTCAACTTCAACTTCAACTTCCTTTTGAAGTTCAGGAACAAGCTCAGGGTAATCGAGTATCTTAGGGTAAATGCCTTTCATCAAACGTTCTAACAACTCTGTTTCAATGGactgttaaaaaataaaacagcaCTATTAATGAGAGTCTTAATTAGAGCTATATTTAGTTAAATAACAAAGTGTGACCTTCTCCAACTCTGCTGCTGTTAAAGCCTTTTCCTCTCTTCTTGGCTCTCTCTTTATATCCCTCCTAGGCATAGTCATTATCTTCTCCCTGTgttcgaaaaaaaaaacttagtcaATGTTGCGAATCAAATAacgccaagaagaagaagaaacaaattaaGACCTTGTTTTGAGATGAAGTTTTCTGGTACGAATACGGATCTGAGTCATTTTGGTGAGTCTTTGTTTAACCTTGTGCTGCAACAACTTGGGCCAATACAGCTGAAACATGGAAGAAGATATATTAATAGATGAGCATGCATATATGGAGAGATCAAATCTTTCAGAGATCATCTCACCAAGTGCTTATCAATGAGTTCAAGGGCCTTCTCATAGTTTCTAGGCAGCTTTATTCTCTCCCACAAGTTCTTtggcatgtgagctctctctaTTGtcttcatatataaataaaacactCCTACACAGAGAAGAGACTTGATTCAAAAGAAACATCAACACAGGACAAAAAaggttttgaatgtttttgaTGAAATTACTTACCATCGTGGTCACGGATGGTGGCGTAGCGACTGTTGGCAAGAGGGCAAGAGCTTCGGTTGCAGATACCCGTTACGTTATAAGGGTTTCTACAGAAGTTTCCGGTTTCgattctacaaaaaaaaaagtaataaaaattaaaagcaaaaaaatctcatcaa
Proteins encoded:
- the LOC108858845 gene encoding uncharacterized protein LOC108858845, whose protein sequence is MQDDEVIWQAIRHKHCSYMAKIETGNFCRNPYNVTGICNRSSCPLANSRYATIRDHDGVFYLYMKTIERAHMPKNLWERIKLPRNYEKALELIDKHLLYWPKLLQHKVKQRLTKMTQIRIRTRKLHLKTREKIMTMPRRDIKREPRREEKALTAAELEKSIETELLERLMKGIYPKILDYPELVPELQKEVEVEVEVEEEEEPEIEYVEGYDELLEEEEEDIEDFYGGFPSKESHLDSDDDYDFEEDEDEEKVVIHKKGRALKKFDGNGKSKKKSRVVVEVEQEDGDSTGPGHKQRKHGLPADTETKR